One genomic window of Camelina sativa cultivar DH55 chromosome 5, Cs, whole genome shotgun sequence includes the following:
- the LOC104785327 gene encoding N-terminal kinase-like protein isoform X2, which produces MFKFLKGVVAGSGTGLKDLPYNIGDPYPSAWGSWSHFRGTSKDDGSPVSIFALSGNNAQDGHLAAGRNGVKRLRTVRHPNILSFLHSTEVETHDGATSKVTIYIVTEPVMPLSDKIKELGLKATQRDEYFALGLHQIGKAVSFLNNDCKLVHGNVCLASVVVTPTLDWKLHAFDVLSEFHGSNESASGPMLPFEWLVGTQYKPMEMVKSDWVAVRKSPPWAIDSWGLGCLIYELFSGSKLGKTEELRNTVGIPKSLLPDYQRLLSSMPSRRLNTSKLLENGEYFQNKLVDTIHFMDILNLKDSVEKDTFFRKLPNIAEQLPREIVLKKLLPLLASSLEFGSAAAPALTALLKMGSWLSTEDFSLKVLPTIVKLFASNDRAIRVSLLQHVDQFGESMSSQIVDEQVYPHVATGFADTSAFLRELTLKSMLVLAPKLSQRTLSGSLLKYLSKLQVDEEPAIRTNTTILLGNIATYLNEGTRKRVLINAFTVRALRDTFPPARGAGIVALCATSTTYDDTEIATRILPNIVVLTIDQDSDVRSKAFQAVEQFLQILKQNYEKTNTGETGASGGASAIPETAGLIGWAMSSLTLKGKPLEQAPLASSSSAPSLAVAAASNVATTATEAPSVKASHHTRSNSDFTDAPAPPSPTSTDGWGDAENGISEDHESDKDGWDLEPLDEPKPSPALANIQAAQKRPVSQSSRPAATSSRPKITAAKAAVKTEDDDLWGSIAAPPPATTSRPLNLKKTTVQSDDEDPWAAIAAPPPTTRAKPLSSGRGRGAKPAAPRLGAQRINRTSSGM; this is translated from the exons ATGTTTAAGTTCTTAAAGGGAGTGGTGGCTGGATCTGGTACGGGACTCAAGGATCTGCCTTACAACATCGGTGATCCTTATCCTTCTGCTTGGGGTTCATGGAGTCACTTTCGTGGTACCTCCAAG GATGATGGATCTCCAGTTTCAATATTTGCTCTTTCTGGGAACAATGCTCAAGATGGTCATTTGGCTGCTGGAAGAAATGGTGTCAAGCGCCTTCGTACT GTGAGGCATCCAAATATACTTTCATTTCTCCACAGCACTGAGGTTGAAACTCATGATGGTGCTACTTCCAAGGTTACGATCTATATAGTCACGGAGCCTGTTATGCCACTGTCAGATAAGATTAAGGAGCTAGGCTTGAAAGCTACCCAGAG ggATGAGTACTTTGCACTGGGGCTACACCAGATAGGTAAAGCTGTGAGCTTTCTGAACAATGACTGCAAACTT GTGCATGGAAATGTCTGTCTGGCGAGTGTTGTTGTTACACCTACTTTGGATTGGAAACTCCATGCTTTTGATGTTCTATCAGAGTTTCATGGGAGCAATGAGTCTGCAAGTGGACCTATGCTG cCATTTGAATGGCTAGTGGGAACACAGTACAAGCCAATGGAAATGGTCAAGTCTGATTGGGTTGCTGTTAGGAAATCTCCACCATGGGCCATCGATTCGTGGGGATTAG GTTGTCTTATTTACGAACTCTTCTCGGGCTCCAAGCTGGGAAAAACAGAGGAGCTGCGTAATACTGTCGGCATTCCTAAG TCTCTGCTTCCAGATTATCAGCGACTCCTAAGTTCCATGCCTTCTCGCAGATTAAATACCTCGAAGCTTCTAGAAAATGGCG AGTATTTCCAAAATAAGCTGGTGGACACCATACATTTTATGGATATTCTTAACTTGAAAGATAGCGTCGAAAAGGATACTTTCTTCCGCAAACTTCCAAATATTGCTGAACAGCTTCCTCGGGAGATCGTGCTTAAGAAG CTTCTTCCTTTATTAGCTTCTTCCCTTGAATTTGGTTCAGCTGCTGCTCCCGCATTAACTGCCTTACTTAAGATGGGTTCATGGTTATCAACTGAAGATTTCAGTTTGAAG GTACTACCAACAATAGTCAAGCTTTTTGCTTCCAATGATCGAGCTATTAGAGTTTCTCTTTTGCAACATGTTGATCAATTTGGAGAATCAATGTCCTCGCAAATAGTCGATGAACAA GTATACCCTCATGTTGCTACTGGATTTGCGGATACATCTGCTTTTCTCCGAGAGCTGACTCTTAAGTCGATGCTCGTTTTAGCTCCAAAG CTTTCTCAGCGTACACTTTCAGGATCACTGTTAAAATACCTTTCCAAACTACAG GTTGATGAAGAGCCTGCAATCAGAACAAATACCACTATATTACTTGGGAATATTGCCACCTACCTAAATGAAGGG ACAAGGAAAAGAGTTTTGATTAATGCTTTTACAGTGCGTGCACTGCGTGATACATTTCCACCCGCTCGAGGTGCAG GGATTGTTGCATTATGTGCCACCAGTACTACTTATGACGACACTGAAATAGCAACTAGGATTCTTCCGAATATCGTTGTGCTAACCATTGATCAAGACAG TGATGTCCGATCAAAGGCATTTCAGGCTGTAGAACAGTTTCTTCAGATACTGAAACAGAACTATGAGAAG ACAAACACTGGAGAGACGGGAGCCAGCGGAGGAGCTTCAGCTATACCTGAAACTGCTGGTCTGATTGG ATGGGCGATGAGTTCATTGACTCTCAAGGGTAAGCCACTAGAACAAGCgcctcttgcttcttcttcttcagcaccATCCCTAGCTGTTGCTGCTGCCTCAAATGTTGCAACCACAG CAACGGAGGCGCCAAGTGTCAAAGCCAGTCATCATACACGTTCCAACTCGGACTTCACAGATGCACCGGCACCACCATCCCCAACATCAACAGATGGTTGGGGAGATGCCGAGAATGGCATTAGTGAAGATCATGAGAGTGACAAAGACG GTTGGGATCTCGAACCGCTGGATGAACCAAAACCTTCTCCAGCTCTCGCAAACATTCAAGCAGCTCAAAAACGACCTGTGTCTCAGTCCTCTAGACCTGCAG CTACAAGCTCAAGACCAAAGATAACCGCGGCGAAGGCAGCTGTGAAAACAGAAGATGATGATTTGTGGGGATCTATAGCTGCTCCCCCACCTGCAACTACTTCAAGACCGTTGAACTTGAAAAAGACAACAGTACAGTCTGATGATGAAGACCCATGGGCTGCCATTGCTGCTCCACCACCAACCACCAGAGCGAAACCGTTATCTTCTGGTCGTGGCCGAGGAGCCAAACCAGCAGCTCCTAGACTAGGTGCCCAACGCATTAACCGAACCTCATCTGGAATGTGA
- the LOC104785327 gene encoding N-terminal kinase-like protein isoform X1, which yields MFKFLKGVVAGSGTGLKDLPYNIGDPYPSAWGSWSHFRGTSKDDGSPVSIFALSGNNAQDGHLAAGRNGVKRLRTVRHPNILSFLHSTEVETHDGATSKVTIYIVTEPVMPLSDKIKELGLKATQRDEYFALGLHQIGKAVSFLNNDCKLVHGNVCLASVVVTPTLDWKLHAFDVLSEFHGSNESASGPMLPFEWLVGTQYKPMEMVKSDWVAVRKSPPWAIDSWGLGCLIYELFSGSKLGKTEELRNTVGIPKSLLPDYQRLLSSMPSRRLNTSKLLENGEYFQNKLVDTIHFMDILNLKDSVEKDTFFRKLPNIAEQLPREIVLKKLLPLLASSLEFGSAAAPALTALLKMGSWLSTEDFSLKVLPTIVKLFASNDRAIRVSLLQHVDQFGESMSSQIVDEQVYPHVATGFADTSAFLRELTLKSMLVLAPKLSQRTLSGSLLKYLSKLQVDEEPAIRTNTTILLGNIATYLNEGTRKRVLINAFTVRALRDTFPPARGAGIVALCATSTTYDDTEIATRILPNIVVLTIDQDSDVRSKAFQAVEQFLQILKQNYEKTNTGETGASGGASAIPETAGLIGWAMSSLTLKGKPLEQAPLASSSSAPSLAVAAASNVATTATEAPSVKASHHTRSNSDFTDAPAPPSPTSTDGWGDAENGISEDHESDKDGWDLEPLDEPKPSPALANIQAAQKRPVSQSSRPAATSSRPKITAAKAAVKTEDDDLWGSIAAPPPATTSRPLNLKKTTVQSDDEDPWAAIAAPPPTTRAKPLSSGRGRGAKPAAPRLGAQRINRTSSGM from the exons ATGTTTAAGTTCTTAAAGGGAGTGGTGGCTGGATCTGGTACGGGACTCAAGGATCTGCCTTACAACATCGGTGATCCTTATCCTTCTGCTTGGGGTTCATGGAGTCACTTTCGTGGTACCTCCAAG GATGATGGATCTCCAGTTTCAATATTTGCTCTTTCTGGGAACAATGCTCAAGATGGTCATTTGGCTGCTGGAAGAAATGGTGTCAAGCGCCTTCGTACT GTGAGGCATCCAAATATACTTTCATTTCTCCACAGCACTGAGGTTGAAACTCATGATGGTGCTACTTCCAAGGTTACGATCTATATAGTCACGGAGCCTGTTATGCCACTGTCAGATAAGATTAAGGAGCTAGGCTTGAAAGCTACCCAGAG ggATGAGTACTTTGCACTGGGGCTACACCAGATAGGTAAAGCTGTGAGCTTTCTGAACAATGACTGCAAACTT GTGCATGGAAATGTCTGTCTGGCGAGTGTTGTTGTTACACCTACTTTGGATTGGAAACTCCATGCTTTTGATGTTCTATCAGAGTTTCATGGGAGCAATGAGTCTGCAAGTGGACCTATGCTG cCATTTGAATGGCTAGTGGGAACACAGTACAAGCCAATGGAAATGGTCAAGTCTGATTGGGTTGCTGTTAGGAAATCTCCACCATGGGCCATCGATTCGTGGGGATTAG GTTGTCTTATTTACGAACTCTTCTCGGGCTCCAAGCTGGGAAAAACAGAGGAGCTGCGTAATACTGTCGGCATTCCTAAG TCTCTGCTTCCAGATTATCAGCGACTCCTAAGTTCCATGCCTTCTCGCAGATTAAATACCTCGAAGCTTCTAGAAAATGGCG AGTATTTCCAAAATAAGCTGGTGGACACCATACATTTTATGGATATTCTTAACTTGAAAGATAGCGTCGAAAAGGATACTTTCTTCCGCAAACTTCCAAATATTGCTGAACAGCTTCCTCGGGAGATCGTGCTTAAGAAG CTTCTTCCTTTATTAGCTTCTTCCCTTGAATTTGGTTCAGCTGCTGCTCCCGCATTAACTGCCTTACTTAAGATGGGTTCATGGTTATCAACTGAAGATTTCAGTTTGAAG GTACTACCAACAATAGTCAAGCTTTTTGCTTCCAATGATCGAGCTATTAGAGTTTCTCTTTTGCAACATGTTGATCAATTTGGAGAATCAATGTCCTCGCAAATAGTCGATGAACAA GTATACCCTCATGTTGCTACTGGATTTGCGGATACATCTGCTTTTCTCCGAGAGCTGACTCTTAAGTCGATGCTCGTTTTAGCTCCAAAG CTTTCTCAGCGTACACTTTCAGGATCACTGTTAAAATACCTTTCCAAACTACAG GTTGATGAAGAGCCTGCAATCAGAACAAATACCACTATATTACTTGGGAATATTGCCACCTACCTAAATGAAGGG ACAAGGAAAAGAGTTTTGATTAATGCTTTTACAGTGCGTGCACTGCGTGATACATTTCCACCCGCTCGAGGTGCAG GGATTGTTGCATTATGTGCCACCAGTACTACTTATGACGACACTGAAATAGCAACTAGGATTCTTCCGAATATCGTTGTGCTAACCATTGATCAAGACAG TGATGTCCGATCAAAGGCATTTCAGGCTGTAGAACAGTTTCTTCAGATACTGAAACAGAACTATGAGAAG ACAAACACTGGAGAGACGGGAGCCAGCGGAGGAGCTTCAGCTATACCTGAAACTGCTGGTCTGATTGG ATGGGCGATGAGTTCATTGACTCTCAAGGGTAAGCCACTAGAACAAGCgcctcttgcttcttcttcttcagcaccATCCCTAGCTGTTGCTGCTGCCTCAAATGTTGCAACCACAG CAACGGAGGCGCCAAGTGTCAAAGCCAGTCATCATACACGTTCCAACTCGGACTTCACAGATGCACCGGCACCACCATCCCCAACATCAACAGATGGTTGGGGAGATGCCGAGAATGGCATTAGTGAAGATCATGAGAGTGACAAAGACGGTTGGGATCTCGAACCGCTGGATGAACCAAAACCTTCTCCAGCTCTCGCAAACATTCAAGCAGCTCAAAAACGACCTGTGTCTCAGTCCTCTAGACCTGCAG CTACAAGCTCAAGACCAAAGATAACCGCGGCGAAGGCAGCTGTGAAAACAGAAGATGATGATTTGTGGGGATCTATAGCTGCTCCCCCACCTGCAACTACTTCAAGACCGTTGAACTTGAAAAAGACAACAGTACAGTCTGATGATGAAGACCCATGGGCTGCCATTGCTGCTCCACCACCAACCACCAGAGCGAAACCGTTATCTTCTGGTCGTGGCCGAGGAGCCAAACCAGCAGCTCCTAGACTAGGTGCCCAACGCATTAACCGAACCTCATCTGGAATGTGA
- the LOC104785328 gene encoding pentatricopeptide repeat-containing protein At2g40720-like, producing the protein MRFKLHDVQVRRGLSCLADSHVSPAWVGSGIRALTQRGEYLQALHLYTKHDVSSPLCTSVFTYPSLLKACSFLTNLSYGKTIHASVTVLGWRYNPFIATSLVNMYVKCGSLDYAVQVFDGWSQSGVSTSDVTVWNSMIDGYFKFRRFKEGVECFSRMLVLGVRPDAFSLSTVVSVLCKEGNLRWEEGKQIHGYMLRNSLDGDSFLKTALIDMYFKFGLSTDAWRVFVEIEDKSNVVMWNVMIAGFGSSGICESSLELYMLAKSNSVKLVSTSFTGALGACSRSENSGFGRQIHCDVVKMGLDNDPYVSTSLLSMYSKCGMVCEAETVFSCVIDQRLEIWNAMIAAYVENEHGYSALELFGFMRQKSVLPDSFTLSNVISCCSMLGMYDYGKSVHTELFKRPIQSTPTIESALLTLYSKCGCDTDACLVFKSMEGKDIVAWGSLISGLCKNGKFKEALKVFGSMKDEGDNLKPDSDVMTSVINACAGLEALRCGLQYHGGMIKTGLVLNVFVGSSLIDLYSKCGLPEMAVKVFTSMRPDNIVAWNSMISCYSRNNLPELSIELFSLMLNQGVLPDSVSVTSVLVAISSTASLLSGKSLHGYTLRRNIPSDSHLENALIDMYIKCGFSKYAENIFKRMLHKSVITWNLMIYGYGSHGDCFRALSLFDEMKKAGESPNDVTFLSLISACSHAGFVQEGKNIFEIMKHDYGIEPNIEHYANMVDLLGRAGRLEEAYSFIKGIPIELDSSIWQCLLSASRTHHNVELGILSAEKLLRMEPERGSTYVQLINLYMEAGLKDEAAKLLGEMKEKGLQKKPGCSSIEVSNRTYVFFSGGSSSPIQAEVFNVLNLLMRLMLDEDKST; encoded by the coding sequence ATGCGTTTCAAGCTTCACGACGTTCAAGTTCGTCGGGGACTTTCTTGTTTAGCTGATTCTCACGTTTCTCCGGCTTGGGTTGGTTCTGGAATCAGAGCTTTAACTCAGAGAGGAGAGTATCTACAAGCTCTGCATTTGTATACTAAGCATGATGTCTCTTCTCCCTTGTGTACTTCTGTTTTCACATACCCTTCTCTTCTCAAAGCTTGCTCTTTTCTCACGAATCTCAGCTATGGCAAAACGATTCATGCTTCGGTTACGGTGTTGGGTTGGCGTTACAATCCTTTCATTGCAACTTCGCTTGTTAATATGTATGTGAAATGTGGTTCTTTAGATTATGCCGTCCAAGTGTTCGACGGTTGGTCTCAGAGTGGAGTCTCTACTTCGGATGTCACAGTTTGGAACTCTATGATTGATGGGTACTTTAAATTTCGAAGATTTAAGGAAGGGGTTGAGTGTTTTAGTCGAATGCTGGTGTTGGGTGTAAGACCTGATGCTTTCTCCTTGTCCACTGTTGTGAGTGTTTTGTGTAAAGAAGGTAACTTGAGGTGGGAAGAAGGGAAACAGATTCATGGGTATATGTTGAGGAATTCGTTAGATGGTGATTCTTTCTTGAAAACTGCTTTGATTGATATGTATTTCAAGTTTGGTTTATCTACAGATGCGTGGCGGGTATTCGTGGAGATTGAGGATAAATCGAATGTTGTAATGTGGAATGTGATGATTGCTGGTTTTGGTAGTAGTGGGATCTGTGAGTCTAGCTTGGAGTTGTATATGCTTGCAAAGAGTAATAGTGTCAAGCTTGTTTCCACTTCGTTTACTGGGGCTCTTGGTGCGTGTAGTCGAAGTGAGAATTCTGGTTTTGGTAGGCAGATCCATTGTGACGTTGTTAAGATGGGACTTGACAATGATCCGTATGTTTCTACTTCTTTACTGTCAATGTATTCAAAATGTGGTATGGTTTGTGAGGCAGAAACTGTCTTTAGTTGCGTTATAGATCAAAGACTTGAAATATGGAACGCTATGATTGCAGCTTATGTAGAGAATGAGCATGGGTACTCTGCGTTGGAGTTGTTCGGTTTCATGAGGCAGAAAAGTGTCTTGCCTGATTCTTTTACCTTGTCGAATGTTATATCCTGTTGCAGCATGTTGGGAATGTATGACTATGGCAAATCAGTCCACACAGAACTGTTTAAGAGACCGATACAAAGTACACCTACAATAGAGAGTGCTCTGCTTACTTTGTATTCCAAATGTGGATGTGATACTGATGCTTGTTTAGTCTTCAAATCAATGGAAGGAAAAGATATAGTTGCATGGGGCTCCCTGATCTCAGGACTTTGCAAGAATGGAAAATTCAAAGAGGCTCTGAAAGTTTTTGGGTCCATGAAAGATGAAGGTGATAACTTGAAACCTGATTCTGATGTTATGACCAGTGTTATAAACGCATGCGCCGGATTAGAGGCTCTCAGGTGTGGCCTTCAGTATCATGGTGGCATGATTAAAACTGGACTAGTGCTGAATGTTTTCGTTGGCAGCTCCCTTATTGATCTGTATTCAAAGTGTGGCTTACCAGAAATGGCTGTCAAAGTTTTTACTAGCATGAGACCGGATAACATTGTAGCCTGGAATTCAATGATATCTTGCTACAGCCGAAACAACCTTCCAGAACTATCGATAGAACTTTTCAGTCTGATGCTCAATCAAGGTGTCTTACCAGATTCAGTATCCGTCACAAGTGTCCTTGTAGCAATCTCATCAACTGCAAGCTTGCTTAGTGGAAAAAGTCTACATGGTTATACATTACGACGCAACATTCCTTCAGATTCTCACCTGGAAAACGCTTTGATTGATATGTATATTAAGTGCGGGTTTTCGAAGTATGCAGAGAATATCTTCAAGAGAATGCTCCATAAGAGTGTGATCACTTGGAACCTAATGATATATGGATATGGATCCCATGGAGATTGTTTTAGAGCATTGAGTCTTTTTGACGAGATGAAGAAGGCAGGAGAATCTCCCAATGATGTAACATTCCTGTCTCTGATTTCAGCCTGCAGTCATGCCGGTTTTGTGCAGGAAGGCAAAAACATTTTTGAGATCATGAAACATGACTATGGAATCGAACCAAACATTGAACATTATGCAAATATGGTGGATCTTCTAGGACGGGCGGGTCGCCTGGAAGAAGCTTACAGTTTCATTAAAGGAATACCTATTGAACTAGACAGTAGCATATGGCAGTGCCTCTTATCTGCCTCGAGAACTCATCATAATGTGGAACTTGGGATATTGTCTGCTGAGAAGTTGTTGAGAATGGAACCGGAAAGAGGCAGTACCTATGTTCAGTTAATCAATCTTTACATGGAAGCAGGATTGAAGGACGAAGCAGCAAAGTTGTTGGGTGAGATGAAGGAGAAAGGCTTGCAGAAAAAACCTGGCTGCAGTTCGATCGAAGTTAGCAATAGAACTTACGTTTTCTTTTCAGGAGGTTCATCTTCCCCAATACAGGCTGAGGTCTTCAACGTATTAAATTTGTTGATGAGATTAATGTTAGATGAGGACAAGTCCACTTGA
- the LOC104788840 gene encoding F-box/LRR-repeat protein At3g03360-like, with product MTDEGRDGDDDATATADERSFSHNLGKTKESGDSSEGVIVDSISSMPDEILQHILSLIPTRSAIRTSVLSKRWRHVWTGTPSLYFHKDDRPDANSINETLARYKAPKMMSFRILLNKVDDLVHMDGWIKFAFSRNVEKLMLYLERDGYNIPDFFYVNSSVKQLSINSLYSFKMIPECSVSWTSLKKLSLSLCNLSDESIANILSGCPILGSLILDFCKGVKVLDLSRSPRLRTLAVYNDSCTPGPTKIVAPHIHCLRLRTSPVLCDLVDVLSLTEARLDISYKCQRDKLNADLLHIMVIEILDKCCRNVEKFTFGESYLKMLSLAELRGVLFPKLKAKAITLETPISHYVIPGIVRLLQNSPELKMLTVTHTRNDGFIPGIYIDRNLRSHGLISYQCWSSEARDLEHFDHLRANASFIELVLKTSKTLKKLAIYLGTYYKANGVMKQLLEMVPMLTRNNNVSIVIG from the exons atgaCGGACGAAGGCCGAGACGGTGACGACGATGCCACTGCCACCGCCGATGAAAGAAGCTTTAGCCACAACCTCGGCAAAACCAAAGAGTCAGGAGATTCGAGTGAGGGTGTAATAGTAGACTCAATCAGCTCTATGCCAGATGAGATCCTCCAACATATCCTCTCCTTAATTCCGACCAGATCTGCCATCAGGACTTCCGTCTTGTCCAAACGATGGAGGCATGTATGGACCGGTACACCTTCCCTCTACTTCCATAAAGACGACAGACCTGATGCTAATTCAATAAACGAAACCCTAGCTCGCTACAAAGCTCCTAAGATGATGAGTTTCCGTATCTTGTTGAACAAGGTTGATGATCTTGTTCACATGGACGGTTGGATCAAGTTCGCTTTTTCAAGAAACGTTGAGAAACTCATGCTGTATTTAGAGCGGGATGGCTATAACATCCCTGACTTCTTCTACGTCAACTCCTCTGTCAAGCAACTCTCTATTAATTCACTCTATTCTTTTAAAATGATACCCGAATGCTCTGTGTCGTGGACATCCCTAAAGAAGCTGTCGTTGAGTCTTTGCAACCTCTCTGATGAATCCATTGCTAATATACTATCTGGATGTCCCATTCTCGGATCTTTAATATTGGATTTTTGCAAGGGAGTGAAGGTTCTTGATCTCAGTAGATCACCGCGTCTGAGAACATTGGCAGTTTATAACGACAGTTGTACTCCGGGGCCAACGAAGATTGTGGCACCACATATCCATTGTCTAAGATTGAGAACCTCTCCGGTACTATGTGATTTAGTCGATGTCTTGTCTTTAACCGAAGCTAGACTAGACATTAGCTATAAATGCCAACGTGATAAACTCAACGCTGATTTGCTTCATATCATGGTGATAGAGATACTAGACAAGTGCTGTCGGAATGTAGAGAAGTTTACTTTTGGTGAAAGCTATCTTAAG ATGTTATCCCTTGCCGAGCTCCGTGGTGTTCTTTTCCCAAAATTAAAGGCTAAAGCTATAACGCTTGAGACACCGATCTCTCACTATGTAATTCCTGGTATAGTAAGGTTGCTACAAAACTCTCCTGAACTAAAAATGCTAACGGTGACACACACAAGGAATGATGGCTTCATaccg GGCATCTATATTGACAGAAACTTGCGTTCTCATGGCTTGATTTCGTATCAATGCTGGAGCTCTGAAGCAAGAGACTTAGAACACTTTGACCACTTGAGAGCAAACGCTTCGTTTATAGAACTTGTGCTTAAAACCTCAAAGACGTTAAAGAAGTTGGCCATATATTTGGGAACTTATTATAAAGCAAATGGTGTTATGAAGCAGTTGCTTGAGATGGTTCCAATGCTTACTCGAAACAACAATGTCTCCATCGTGATCGGCTAA
- the LOC104788841 gene encoding F-box/LRR-repeat protein At3g03360-like, with protein sequence MADEGRDGDDDATATADERSSSHNLCKTKESGDSSESVVDLISSMPDDILQHILSFIPTRFAISTSILSRRWRHVWSDPPYLHFYEDRPDADSINKILARNKAPKIMSFRLRTSNLDDSADLDSWIKFALSRNVENLSLDLEWGFFNIPQLLYVSSSVKLLSVKSSLSDMIPKCSVSWTSLKKLSLFSCNLSDESIANILSGCPILEKLRLHYCDGLTKVLDLSKSPRLKTFVVYNDNYWPGPTKIVAPHIRCLGLRTSPLLCHLVDFLSLTEANVEISCISEEDIPDADSLYIMALEMLDKYQNVETLSFGDNFLKILSLAELRGSLFPKFKVKALTIETTVSHYIIPGIVRLLQNSPELKKLTFVDTGDHNCIPDSYIDENLFSHGLDPDQYWSSEARVFKNTTPLWSLEAQAVVLFIELVLKTTKTLEKMVLSAYSKQQMSPL encoded by the exons ATGGCAGACGAAGGCCGAGACGGTGACGACGATGCCACTGCCACCGCCGATGAAAGAAGCTCTAGCCACAACCTTTGCAAAACCAAAGAGTCAGGAGATTCGAGCGAGAGTGTAGTAGACTTAATCAGCTCTATGCCAGATGATATCCTCCAACATATCCTCTCCTTTATTCCGACCAGATTCGCCATCAGCACTTCCATCTTGTCCAGACGATGGAGACATGTATGGTCCGACCCACCTTATCTCCACTTCTATGAGGACAGACCGGATGCTGATTCGATAAACAAAATCCTAGCTCGCAACAAAGCTCCGAAGATTATGAGCTTCCGTCTCCGTACCAGCAACTTGGATGATTCTGCTGACCTGGACAGTTGGATCAAGTTCGCTTTGTCCCGAAACGTGGAGAATCTGTCGCTTGATTTGGAGTGGGGTTTCTTTAACATCCCTCAGCTCCTCTACGTCAGTTCCTCTGTCAAGCTACTCAGCGTTAAGTCAAGCTTGTCTGATATGATTCCCAAATGCTCTGTGTCTTGGACATCCCTGAAGAAGCTGTCGTTGTTTTCATGCAACCTCTCTGATGAATCCATTGCTAATATCCTATCTGGTTGTCCCATTCTCGAAAAATTAAGATTGCATTACTGCGATGGACTGACCAAGGTTCTTGATCTCAGCAAATCACCGCGTTTGAAAACATTTGTAGTTTATAACGACAATTACTGGCCGGGGCCAACTAAGATTGTGGCACCACATATCCGCTGTCTCGGACTGAGAACCTCTCCGTTACTATGCCATTTAGTTGATTTCTTATCTTTAACCGAAGCTAACGTAGAGATCAGCTGTATCTCAGAAGAGGACATACCGGACGCTGATTCTCTTTACATCATGGCGCTAGAGATGCTAGACAAGTATCAGAACGTAGAAACGCTTTCTTTTGGGGACAACTTTCTTAAG attttatcTCTTGCCGAGCTCCGTGGTAGTCTTTTCccaaaattcaaggttaaagcTTTAACGATTGAGACAACGGTCTCTCATTATATAATTCCTGGTATAGTAAGGTTGCTCCAAAACTCTCCTGAACTCAAGAAGCTAACCTTTGTAGACACAGGGGATCATAATTGCATACCG GACAGCTATATTGACGAAAACTTGTTTTCTCATGGCTTGGATCCGGATCAATACTGGAGCTCGGAAGCGAGAGTCTTCAAAAATACTACTCCCCTCTGGAGTTTAGAGGCACAGGCTGTGGTTTTGTTTATAGAGCTTGTGCTTAAAACCACAAAGACATTAGAGAAGATGGTCCTAAG TGCTTACTCGAAACAACAAATGTCTCCATTGTGA